The following are from one region of the Deltaproteobacteria bacterium genome:
- a CDS encoding RNA polymerase factor sigma-32 — MTQLILSNYLQPYLVQINRFPLLSKDEEFALAVRFREQNDIDAAHKLITSNLRFVVKIAMGYRNYGLRLADLIQEGNIGLMKAVKKFDPFKGYRLITYAVWWIRSHIQAFILKNWSLVSKGAVNLKKKLFYQLERNNERSQESEYRSQESEPGIGNLPSEDAECRDLSLDNEIGEDDVTYLDMLPDTSYNPEDTALVGQEDSIVKDKISNALSALKEKERYVIENRFIAEPSLTLQEIGDGLGITRERVRQIENAAIKKLKQRKELQALAKSAG, encoded by the coding sequence ATGACACAACTTATATTATCCAATTATCTTCAACCATATCTTGTCCAGATAAACAGATTTCCTCTCCTGTCAAAAGATGAGGAGTTTGCGCTTGCTGTCCGTTTCAGGGAACAGAATGATATTGATGCTGCCCATAAGCTCATAACCTCAAACTTAAGATTTGTTGTAAAGATTGCTATGGGATACAGGAACTATGGGTTAAGGCTGGCCGACCTCATCCAGGAGGGTAATATCGGACTGATGAAGGCGGTAAAGAAATTTGACCCGTTCAAGGGTTATCGCCTCATCACCTATGCGGTTTGGTGGATAAGGTCTCATATCCAGGCATTTATATTAAAGAACTGGAGTCTTGTTAGTAAAGGCGCAGTCAACCTTAAAAAGAAACTTTTTTATCAACTTGAGAGGAATAATGAAAGAAGTCAGGAGTCAGAATACAGGAGTCAAGAGTCAGAACCGGGGATTGGGAATTTGCCATCAGAAGATGCGGAATGTCGCGACCTATCTCTTGACAACGAGATTGGAGAAGACGATGTTACATATCTTGATATGCTTCCTGATACATCATATAACCCGGAAGATACTGCCCTTGTCGGCCAGGAAGACAGTATTGTAAAAGATAAAATATCAAATGCCCTTTCAGCCCTAAAAGAAAAAGAACGATATGTTATAGAAAACAGGTTTATAGCCGAGCCTTCCTTAACTCTGCAGGAGATAGGAGACGGGCTTGGGATAACAAGGGAAAGGGTAAGACAGATAGAAAACGCGGCTATTAAAAAACTGAAACAAAGGAAAGAACTTCAGGCATTAGCCAAGAGTGCAGGATAA
- the atpE gene encoding ATP synthase F0 subunit C: MAAEEGIRSSGGGNTTFFIVVVLVAGFGMAIAAIGAAFAQSNALKSALEGIARNPGASGQILTTMLVGLAMIESLAIYVLVIALILLYANPLIKYVIAG; the protein is encoded by the coding sequence ATGGCTGCTGAAGAAGGGATAAGGTCATCCGGTGGCGGCAACACTACATTCTTTATAGTGGTTGTCCTAGTTGCCGGGTTTGGAATGGCCATCGCTGCCATTGGAGCTGCTTTTGCACAAAGTAATGCCCTTAAAAGCGCGTTGGAAGGTATAGCAAGGAATCCCGGAGCATCCGGACAGATACTAACCACAATGCTGGTAGGCTTGGCCATGATAGAATCGCTGGCCATATATGTCCTGGTCATTGCATTGATTCTGTTGTATGCAAACCCGCTTATTAAATATGTAATAGCTGGGTAA
- the atpB gene encoding F0F1 ATP synthase subunit A, with protein MFYIILCLGLFSYFVSKRLTLVPNNTAQSIVELLLEGIKNLVEETMGHHGKKYFPFIATLGLYILISNLIGLIPGLLPPTANLNTTAGLALVVFFATHIIGIKEHGLKYIKRFVGPVWWLAPLMIPIEVLGHLFRPVSLSLRLFGNMMGHELIIGILMLLAPFFVPVPVQMLGILVSFIQAFIFSLLATMYIGGALEEEH; from the coding sequence ATGTTTTATATCATTTTATGCCTTGGTCTGTTCAGCTATTTTGTCTCAAAAAGATTAACCCTGGTTCCTAACAATACTGCTCAGAGCATTGTGGAGCTTTTGCTTGAAGGCATTAAAAATTTAGTGGAAGAGACAATGGGGCATCACGGCAAAAAATATTTTCCGTTTATTGCAACGTTGGGTTTGTATATCCTCATTTCGAACCTCATAGGTTTGATACCGGGTCTGCTGCCACCCACAGCGAATCTAAACACTACGGCAGGCTTGGCACTGGTTGTTTTTTTTGCAACACACATAATCGGCATCAAAGAGCATGGGCTGAAGTATATCAAACGCTTTGTGGGTCCAGTGTGGTGGCTTGCGCCGTTAATGATACCCATTGAGGTCCTCGGCCATCTGTTCAGACCTGTGTCATTATCCCTGCGTCTTTTTGGGAATATGATGGGACACGAATTGATTATCGGGATCCTGATGCTCCTGGCCCCTTTCTTTGTGCCGGTGCCGGTTCAGATGTTAGGCATCCTGGTGAGCTTTATACAGGCATTCATATTTTCTTTGCTCGCAACGATGTATATCGGAGGGGCGCTGGAAGAAGAGCATTAG
- a CDS encoding ATP synthase subunit I translates to MVTNAIQQINFDILHPLFVKVGRANLIISAIAFIITAIVSSTFMVLSVIIGTVIGMANLSILARTVKSGFLFKPDNAQRFVITRYYIRFIATIFIIGILVSKNLADPVGLIIGFSIIIITTLLAAIYFSKHVPTEPAPVVVSRGIKQRKEAA, encoded by the coding sequence ATGGTTACTAACGCCATTCAGCAGATTAATTTTGATATACTTCATCCTCTGTTTGTAAAGGTGGGAAGGGCAAATTTAATTATCTCTGCGATTGCCTTTATTATTACTGCGATTGTTAGCTCAACTTTTATGGTTTTAAGTGTTATTATCGGAACTGTCATTGGCATGGCAAATCTCTCTATATTGGCGCGGACTGTAAAAAGCGGTTTTTTATTCAAGCCTGACAATGCACAGCGGTTTGTTATAACAAGGTATTATATAAGGTTTATTGCAACCATTTTTATCATAGGCATACTGGTTTCAAAAAATCTCGCTGACCCTGTGGGGCTTATTATAGGTTTTAGCATAATAATAATAACTACACTTTTAGCTGCGATATATTTTTCAAAACATGTCCCTACAGAGCCTGCCCCAGTGGTAGTAAGCAGGGGCATTAAGCAGAGAAAGGAGGCAGCCTGA
- a CDS encoding AtpZ/AtpI family protein yields MEEKNEGFLKKVTWLSSLGISMVVATFVGLYIGVYLDRVFSTDPWFTIIFLIIGIVAGFRNIYTLIKKYGY; encoded by the coding sequence ATGGAAGAAAAGAATGAGGGCTTCCTTAAAAAGGTGACATGGCTGTCCTCCCTTGGCATATCCATGGTGGTTGCCACCTTTGTAGGGCTCTATATAGGTGTTTATTTAGACAGGGTATTTTCTACCGACCCGTGGTTTACAATAATATTCCTGATAATTGGTATAGTAGCAGGATTTAGAAATATCTATACATTGATAAAGAAGTATGGTTACTAA
- the mraZ gene encoding division/cell wall cluster transcriptional repressor MraZ, producing MLRGRFEHTIDPKGRISIPSKFRDVLLDKYDERLVLTNHYDGCLVAYPFIEWQIVEDKASKLPTLKKETADFLRFFISGATECSIDKLGRILVPPVLREHAKLEKDIVLVGTLMKIEIWAKARWKSIIARAEENIDEAREVLSGLGL from the coding sequence GTGCTTAGAGGGAGATTCGAACACACCATTGACCCAAAGGGAAGAATTAGTATTCCGTCTAAATTCAGGGATGTCCTGCTGGATAAATATGATGAAAGACTTGTTCTTACTAACCATTATGACGGATGTCTTGTAGCATATCCATTTATCGAATGGCAGATTGTAGAAGATAAGGCCAGTAAACTTCCTACGTTAAAAAAAGAGACTGCAGATTTTTTAAGGTTCTTTATCTCCGGCGCAACTGAGTGCTCTATAGATAAGCTCGGTAGAATACTTGTGCCGCCTGTACTGAGGGAGCATGCAAAACTGGAAAAGGATATTGTCCTTGTCGGAACGCTTATGAAGATTGAAATCTGGGCGAAGGCAAGATGGAAGTCAATAATAGCGAGGGCAGAGGAGAATATTGATGAAGCCAGAGAGGTTCTTTCAGGGCTGGGGCTTTAA
- the rsmH gene encoding 16S rRNA (cytosine(1402)-N(4))-methyltransferase RsmH, giving the protein MVFRHLPVMPEEVVKFLACKHGRIYVDGTVGGGGHTSSILNASMPAGKVIGMDWDEDAIQAAMERFKDYSERLTLVRENFADIKKVMGDLNIKEVDGILLDLGVSSYHIERPDRGFSFRFDAPLDMRMDKRQKTTAYNIVNELSMKELEKIIREYGEERWAKRIAGDIVEKRRHGPISTTKELSNLVSFAIPKKFHPRDIHPATRTFQAIRIAVNDELNNLKKAVDDGVGLLGLGGRMVVISFHSLEDRIVKESFRKLAKGCVCPNDFPKCVCGQKPKLHIITKRPVAPSLEEILINPRARSAKLRAAERV; this is encoded by the coding sequence ATGGTATTCAGGCATTTGCCGGTTATGCCGGAGGAGGTTGTAAAATTTCTTGCGTGCAAACATGGAAGGATATATGTGGATGGGACGGTTGGAGGAGGCGGCCATACCAGTTCGATATTAAATGCCAGTATGCCCGCAGGCAAGGTTATAGGAATGGATTGGGATGAAGATGCAATTCAGGCAGCAATGGAAAGGTTTAAGGATTATTCAGAACGTTTGACTCTGGTCAGAGAAAATTTTGCTGATATAAAAAAGGTGATGGGAGATTTAAACATAAAAGAGGTTGATGGGATTTTATTAGACCTCGGTGTATCTTCATATCATATTGAAAGACCTGACAGAGGGTTTAGTTTCAGGTTTGATGCGCCGCTGGATATGAGGATGGATAAAAGGCAAAAAACGACTGCGTATAACATTGTAAATGAACTTTCTATGAAAGAGTTGGAAAAGATTATCCGGGAGTATGGGGAAGAGAGATGGGCAAAGAGGATTGCTGGGGACATTGTTGAAAAAAGACGGCACGGGCCTATATCCACCACAAAAGAACTTTCCAACCTCGTATCTTTCGCCATACCAAAGAAGTTTCATCCAAGAGATATCCATCCCGCCACACGGACATTTCAGGCAATAAGGATTGCTGTAAATGACGAACTAAACAATTTAAAAAAAGCCGTTGATGACGGGGTAGGCCTTCTGGGACTAGGGGGAAGGATGGTTGTTATCTCTTTTCATTCACTTGAGGACAGGATTGTAAAAGAGTCTTTTAGAAAACTTGCGAAGGGCTGCGTATGCCCCAATGATTTTCCAAAGTGCGTTTGCGGTCAAAAACCCAAATTGCATATTATAACTAAAAGGCCTGTTGCTCCGTCGCTGGAAGAGATTCTAATCAACCCAAGGGCAAGGAGCGCCAAGCTCAGGGCGGCGGAGAGGGTATAG
- a CDS encoding cell division protein FtsL, producing the protein MSNLAAKGIFSARVIAGQMVKQKVAGSLFAAFKVIIVILFFTLFYLWSRLLVVSLGYEIAKANKERVEFMAENKRLKFESLSLKSPQRIEVIASDKLGLVYAKGEQIITVK; encoded by the coding sequence ATGTCTAACTTAGCGGCAAAAGGCATATTTTCTGCCAGGGTTATAGCAGGGCAAATGGTTAAACAAAAAGTTGCCGGCTCGCTGTTTGCAGCTTTTAAGGTAATTATAGTTATCCTCTTCTTTACACTCTTTTACCTCTGGAGCAGGCTTCTGGTTGTAAGCCTTGGTTATGAAATAGCAAAAGCAAATAAAGAAAGAGTTGAGTTTATGGCTGAGAACAAGAGGCTTAAGTTCGAATCCCTTTCATTAAAATCTCCCCAGAGAATAGAGGTCATTGCATCAGATAAGCTTGGCCTTGTCTATGCAAAAGGGGAGCAGATAATAACGGTAAAATGA